Proteins co-encoded in one Candidatus Stoquefichus sp. SB1 genomic window:
- a CDS encoding ferritin-like domain-containing protein produces MKYYVDKPYPSIDQLDINIHYGQMILSNVGGLHSEMNAVSLYFYNNVIMENSWKDLSIAMHEISIVEMHHLDIFAKMCCKLGIDPRLWDCQNDFLEYWSPGYNVYPRQIQTMLENAIIQEQNTIDIYQYQISCIDEPVIQNVLQRIILDEQLHIQIFEKFLNEYNSRFHQ; encoded by the coding sequence ATGAAATATTACGTCGATAAACCTTATCCATCTATTGATCAACTAGATATCAATATTCATTATGGACAAATGATACTATCTAATGTAGGTGGATTACATTCAGAAATGAATGCAGTCAGTCTTTACTTTTATAACAACGTTATTATGGAAAATAGCTGGAAAGATCTTTCTATAGCTATGCATGAAATAAGTATTGTAGAAATGCATCATTTAGATATTTTTGCAAAAATGTGCTGTAAACTAGGTATTGATCCTCGCCTATGGGATTGTCAAAATGACTTTTTAGAATATTGGTCACCTGGATATAATGTCTATCCACGACAAATTCAAACAATGTTAGAAAATGCAATTATTCAAGAACAAAATACTATTGATATCTATCAATATCAAATATCTTGTATTGATGAACCTGTTATTCAAAATGTTCTTCAACGTATCATACTTGATGAACAATTACACATTCAAATATTTGAAAAATTTCTGAATGAATACAATTCTCGTTTTCATCAATAA
- a CDS encoding GNAT family N-acetyltransferase has protein sequence MKIRKSTCTDVKDIMVLVHQAQNYFKENNIDQWQDGYPNSETILDDIHKQHSYVLINDDKIVGTMYFAIEDDPCYAVIQGQWLTSQQRYAIIHRIVVDETMKGQNLANQLLDYVTSQCFHNNIKSIRIDTHMDNQSMQRFLTKHDFIACGTITLASGAPRIGFEKILNK, from the coding sequence ATGAAAATTAGAAAATCTACCTGTACTGATGTTAAAGATATTATGGTGCTGGTTCATCAAGCTCAAAATTATTTTAAAGAAAATAATATTGATCAATGGCAGGACGGTTATCCAAATAGTGAAACTATTTTGGATGACATACATAAACAACATAGTTATGTTCTTATTAATGATGATAAAATTGTTGGTACAATGTATTTTGCTATAGAAGATGATCCTTGCTATGCTGTCATTCAAGGACAATGGTTGACTTCTCAACAACGCTATGCAATTATTCATAGAATTGTTGTTGATGAAACAATGAAAGGACAAAATCTAGCCAATCAATTATTAGATTATGTAACTAGTCAATGTTTTCACAATAATATTAAGAGTATAAGAATTGATACTCACATGGATAATCAGTCAATGCAACGTTTTTTAACAAAGCATGACTTTATAGCTTGTGGTACAATTACTTTGGCTAGTGGTGCACCACGAATAGGTTTTGAAAAAATATTGAATAAATAG
- a CDS encoding GNAT family N-acetyltransferase, with product MKIELKSLADIDPCELANAANDSHIHQYLRNSFPYPYTLDHAMSFITHSLTNRAVDFGIVVNDICVGCVGVTFHKDIYMKNCDIGYWLNSHYWGLGIMSKVVHMLCRYLFDYYPITKICAEVYAENIASAQVLEHNHFVKEGYLKNHVFKDGKYHDLILYGLRENDYEN from the coding sequence ATGAAAATTGAATTAAAAAGTCTTGCTGATATTGATCCATGTGAGTTAGCGAATGCTGCTAATGATTCGCATATTCATCAATATTTAAGAAACTCTTTTCCTTATCCCTATACACTTGATCATGCAATGTCTTTTATTACACATTCACTAACAAATCGTGCTGTCGATTTTGGAATTGTTGTTAATGATATTTGTGTGGGTTGTGTGGGTGTTACGTTTCATAAAGATATCTATATGAAGAATTGTGATATTGGTTATTGGTTGAATAGTCATTATTGGGGACTTGGTATTATGAGTAAAGTTGTGCATATGTTATGTCGTTACTTATTTGATTACTATCCTATTACAAAGATTTGTGCTGAAGTTTATGCTGAAAATATTGCTTCTGCACAAGTATTAGAACATAATCATTTTGTAAAAGAAGGATACTTAAAAAATCATGTTTTTAAAGATGGGAAATATCATGATTTAATTTTATATGGTTTAAGGGAGAATGATTATGAAAATTAG
- a CDS encoding aldo/keto reductase, with protein MLYYQLPHTDLTVSRIALGCMRIADKSVDDVEKLIYAALDEGINFFDHADIYGAGKSEAVFGEVLQRHPELREKMIIQTKCAIVPGKRYDFSKEHIIKSVKASLDRLHTDYVDILLLHRPDALCDPKEVAEAFDELYDAGLVKYFGVSNHTPLQIELLQKYTKHPIIINQLQLSIVHSVMIDSGLNMNMKEAWAQDKDGGVLDYCRLKDITIQPWSVVQASWAEGTFLDNPDYQKLNDVMQELADEYHVTKSAIAIAWLLRHPACMQPIVGTTSPAHLKESSQACDVQLTRQQWYDLYLASEKPLP; from the coding sequence ATGTTATATTATCAATTACCACATACTGATTTAACTGTTTCTAGAATTGCTTTAGGTTGCATGAGAATTGCTGATAAGAGTGTTGATGATGTTGAAAAACTGATTTATGCTGCTCTTGATGAAGGGATTAATTTCTTTGATCATGCTGATATTTATGGTGCTGGAAAATCTGAAGCTGTTTTTGGTGAAGTGCTCCAACGTCATCCTGAATTACGTGAAAAAATGATTATTCAAACAAAATGTGCTATTGTTCCTGGAAAAAGATATGATTTTTCAAAGGAACATATCATAAAGAGTGTGAAAGCTTCACTTGATAGACTTCATACTGATTATGTTGATATTCTATTGTTACATAGACCTGATGCACTATGTGATCCAAAGGAAGTTGCTGAAGCCTTTGACGAACTATATGATGCTGGTCTAGTTAAATATTTTGGTGTTTCTAACCACACCCCTTTACAAATAGAATTATTACAAAAGTACACAAAACATCCTATTATTATTAATCAGTTACAATTATCTATTGTTCATTCTGTTATGATTGATTCTGGTTTAAATATGAATATGAAAGAAGCTTGGGCTCAAGATAAAGATGGTGGTGTTTTAGATTATTGTCGTCTTAAAGATATCACTATTCAGCCTTGGAGTGTTGTTCAGGCATCTTGGGCAGAAGGAACATTCTTAGATAATCCTGATTATCAAAAATTAAATGATGTCATGCAAGAGCTTGCTGATGAATATCATGTAACGAAGAGTGCAATTGCTATTGCATGGCTATTGCGTCATCCTGCATGTATGCAACCAATTGTTGGTACAACATCTCCTGCTCACTTAAAAGAAAGTTCTCAGGCTTGTGATGTACAATTAACACGTCAACAATGGTATGATCTGTATCTTGCGAGTGAAAAACCTCTTCCTTAA
- a CDS encoding DUF1146 domain-containing protein, which yields MVYHIVNVVVYVISIAMAMFGLSCFRFENYIKPTKIREFYLFYIVASVALGYLFASFILSFGTLSFQL from the coding sequence ATGGTATATCATATTGTAAATGTAGTTGTCTATGTAATATCAATTGCTATGGCAATGTTTGGATTAAGTTGTTTTCGATTTGAAAATTATATAAAACCAACCAAAATTAGAGAATTTTATTTATTTTATATTGTTGCTTCAGTAGCACTAGGATATCTATTTGCATCGTTTATTTTATCATTTGGGACACTCAGTTTTCAGTTATAA
- the spoIID gene encoding stage II sporulation protein D, with product MKTIYTKLLFVCVLILMIGCLHYQEAITYLQSHYQSQNKQSDYTVTVKTKSKTLKVPLEDYVVGVVAGEMPVSFEVEALKAQVVAARTFVLSRKLKVDNTTNSQVYLTDEQMKKNWGDNYQKNKAKIEKAVKETSYEVMTYQGEYISAMFFSSSNGKTVNCEDYFTGEVAYLKSVDSHWDVSIDPTNERKKTFTKQELAKAFGVTSPNIEITSYTSSGYVKNVIVNGKTYTGREVREKLSLASSCFQISLSSKGYTFTTKGSGHGVGMSQYGAQAMAKENKNYKDILNHYYQNIEIRSIES from the coding sequence ATGAAAACAATATATACAAAACTTCTTTTTGTTTGTGTTTTGATATTAATGATTGGATGTTTGCATTATCAAGAAGCAATTACATATTTACAATCTCATTATCAATCACAAAACAAACAATCAGATTATACAGTGACGGTCAAAACAAAATCTAAAACACTGAAAGTTCCTCTTGAAGATTATGTTGTTGGTGTTGTTGCAGGAGAAATGCCAGTGAGTTTTGAGGTAGAAGCACTAAAAGCTCAAGTCGTGGCAGCAAGAACTTTTGTATTATCAAGGAAGCTGAAAGTTGATAATACAACAAATTCGCAAGTTTATTTAACAGATGAACAAATGAAAAAAAATTGGGGTGACAATTATCAAAAAAATAAAGCAAAAATAGAAAAAGCTGTTAAAGAAACAAGTTATGAAGTTATGACATATCAGGGAGAATATATTTCAGCTATGTTTTTTTCAAGCAGTAATGGGAAAACTGTTAATTGCGAGGATTATTTTACAGGTGAAGTTGCTTATTTAAAATCTGTTGATAGTCATTGGGATGTCAGTATTGATCCAACAAATGAAAGAAAAAAGACATTTACAAAACAAGAACTTGCAAAAGCATTTGGTGTAACATCACCTAATATTGAAATAACCTCATATACATCTAGTGGTTATGTTAAAAATGTCATTGTTAATGGAAAAACATATACAGGAAGAGAAGTGAGAGAAAAATTATCTTTAGCATCTTCATGTTTTCAAATTTCATTAAGCTCAAAAGGCTATACCTTTACAACCAAAGGAAGTGGACATGGTGTAGGTATGAGTCAATATGGTGCTCAGGCAATGGCTAAGGAAAATAAAAATTATAAAGATATTTTAAATCATTATTATCAAAATATTGAAATTAGAAGTATAGAGTCTTAA
- a CDS encoding M23 family metallopeptidase, translating into MKKRSFKYKKALGITLALALFLGGIGVVQKVLDNHTSDFEDESVVKVEEKKKTTEETEKKTIENLKSPVKDGIGIVRYYYNKDDDAPKQEQSLILFEGVYRPNQGVDYANKNETFDVLASISGTVTKKTNDPVLGWVVTITNSDKISTTYESLSSVSVEMNKTVKQGDVIGKSGENVYEADLKNHLHFILQKDDQLFNPEKYIGQPLNTIK; encoded by the coding sequence ATGAAAAAAAGATCTTTTAAATACAAAAAAGCCCTAGGGATTACCTTGGCTCTTGCATTATTTTTAGGTGGTATTGGTGTTGTTCAAAAAGTTTTAGATAACCATACGAGTGATTTTGAAGATGAATCAGTTGTTAAAGTAGAAGAAAAGAAAAAAACAACAGAAGAAACTGAAAAGAAAACAATTGAAAATTTAAAATCGCCAGTTAAAGATGGTATCGGTATTGTTAGATATTATTATAATAAAGATGATGATGCCCCAAAACAAGAACAATCACTTATCTTATTTGAAGGTGTTTATAGACCTAATCAAGGAGTTGATTATGCTAATAAAAATGAAACATTTGATGTATTAGCATCAATCAGTGGAACAGTCACTAAAAAAACAAATGATCCTGTTCTTGGATGGGTTGTAACAATTACCAATAGTGATAAAATATCAACAACTTATGAATCATTATCTAGTGTTTCTGTTGAAATGAATAAAACAGTTAAACAAGGTGATGTAATTGGTAAAAGTGGAGAAAATGTATATGAAGCAGATTTGAAAAATCATTTACATTTTATTTTACAAAAAGATGATCAATTATTTAATCCAGAGAAATATATTGGTCAACCTCTCAATACAATTAAATAA
- a CDS encoding carboxypeptidase regulatory-like domain-containing protein, producing MGKLKSKRKWIKVLGSVGLSLLMTMGIMNTSVVNVNALTMTEVLVGKKVTFYVNESINVFDALKATDERLGHLDTGCFTNLTLNYSTSGRDYYSISGKLVTGIKSGTTTILISGAANCGQYQIYETFQNTAITIEIKKRDGTKPTGFIVNDSTKNGKEGSITGLNPLIVYEYKNVDNIGSSYIKIPAGTTSINLPKGHYNLRVAETDTTNASKAESITIKEPAQTPDIPTVTQRTDTAIKIAGKTGEVYSIDGGQTWVNNPVFQNLTADTEYTVLAKKLGVENEYTTDSETSRLVVKTKASTNSVAQAMEPEVLSYNDTTIKIKANADEEYSIDGGQTWNKTGEFKNLSPNQSYNVVARKAETDSAMAGPVSNAKTIKTKISSNDVPAPVNTPVLKATDQSVEVMNPDSKNEYSIDNGKTWIKPTGNQVIFTGLEEGKKYSVLARTAETDTAMPSTATKATDITTLCHLTGNISAKNYPVSMKILDSKTGEVIQEIETDNQGNYSTLLPKGDYKIVADSNGESLITDIQLEPNDTDKNLVLQQGALISGTVYDDEGNPIANAKVVIETPKGNIELTTDQQGNYYTDAIEDGKYQSYIYTTQGIPQSTATTVEVKQGQMTTASGTELKPGLITKGEIVADTNGDGKLDPIQNGKVELIDKNGKIFETTTDANGSYILPSVAPGTYQLKVTDSKTGAVIERTIQIGNDNSTALGTTPEKIDGTVEINAEKFIQNNLTDANQNVITKSTGENYKIILDAQDAWNELTQQEKDETNKILVNKYNGLTYPELLKQAESIQTQVQNFIKDHMSLNDQTITEVNKDTYATIISAKDAWDKLSEDEKQAANDALKVAGATQTYEEMLAQAVAVKEVGNQFIKDHMTLNGQTVTEVNKDTYATILSAKDAWDKLSEDEKQAANDALKVAGATQTYEQMLAATKAKVNQSAIDFINKYVSDKNKNIYKEANKSNYMQILSGSDVWSKLSESEKDAINAILIHAGSKNYEDLLKQANVVKKSVQTNDNTNIVPLYALLAVSLLLGSYIIGKRKKEND from the coding sequence ATGGGAAAATTAAAGAGTAAAAGAAAATGGATTAAAGTTTTAGGCTCAGTAGGTCTTTCGTTATTAATGACAATGGGAATAATGAATACAAGTGTTGTTAATGTCAATGCTTTGACTATGACTGAAGTGTTAGTTGGAAAAAAGGTCACATTCTATGTTAATGAAAGTATTAATGTTTTTGATGCATTAAAAGCAACAGATGAAAGATTAGGACATCTGGATACAGGATGTTTTACAAATTTAACATTAAATTATTCTACGTCAGGAAGGGATTATTATAGTATATCTGGTAAGCTTGTTACAGGTATAAAATCAGGGACTACAACGATTCTTATTTCAGGTGCTGCAAATTGTGGGCAGTATCAGATTTATGAAACCTTTCAGAACACAGCTATTACTATTGAAATAAAAAAACGTGATGGTACAAAACCAACTGGTTTTATAGTTAATGATTCAACTAAGAATGGAAAAGAAGGAAGTATAACGGGATTAAATCCTTTAATTGTTTATGAATATAAAAATGTTGACAATATAGGCTCCTCATATATTAAAATTCCTGCTGGTACAACAAGTATAAATTTACCTAAAGGACATTATAATTTAAGAGTAGCAGAAACTGATACAACAAATGCAAGTAAGGCAGAAAGCATAACGATTAAAGAACCAGCCCAGACACCAGATATCCCAACAGTCACACAAAGAACAGATACAGCTATCAAAATTGCTGGTAAAACTGGTGAAGTATATTCAATAGATGGTGGTCAAACATGGGTTAATAATCCAGTTTTCCAAAATCTAACAGCAGATACTGAATATACAGTTCTTGCTAAGAAATTGGGTGTTGAAAATGAATATACAACAGACAGTGAGACAAGTCGCCTCGTTGTAAAGACAAAAGCAAGTACAAATTCAGTAGCACAGGCTATGGAACCAGAGGTTTTGTCATATAATGATACAACAATTAAGATTAAAGCCAATGCAGATGAAGAGTATTCAATTGATGGTGGTCAAACATGGAATAAAACAGGTGAATTTAAAAATCTATCTCCAAACCAATCTTACAATGTTGTAGCAAGAAAAGCTGAAACAGATAGTGCAATGGCAGGACCAGTTTCAAATGCAAAAACAATCAAAACGAAAATATCTTCAAATGATGTGCCTGCTCCAGTCAATACTCCAGTATTAAAAGCAACAGATCAATCAGTTGAAGTGATGAATCCAGATTCAAAAAATGAATATTCTATTGATAATGGAAAGACATGGATAAAACCAACAGGTAATCAAGTTATCTTTACAGGTTTAGAAGAAGGAAAGAAATACAGCGTTTTAGCAAGAACCGCAGAAACAGATACAGCCATGCCTAGTACTGCAACAAAGGCTACTGATATTACAACTTTATGTCATTTGACAGGAAATATATCAGCAAAAAATTACCCAGTTTCAATGAAGATTTTAGATTCAAAAACAGGCGAAGTTATCCAAGAAATAGAAACTGATAACCAAGGAAATTATAGTACATTACTACCTAAAGGTGATTATAAGATTGTAGCTGATTCTAATGGTGAAAGTTTAATCACTGATATTCAATTGGAACCTAATGATACTGATAAAAACTTAGTATTACAACAAGGAGCTTTGATTAGTGGAACTGTTTATGATGATGAAGGAAATCCTATTGCAAATGCAAAAGTTGTTATTGAAACGCCAAAAGGAAATATAGAATTAACAACAGATCAACAAGGCAACTATTATACAGATGCTATTGAAGATGGTAAATATCAATCATATATTTATACAACTCAAGGAATACCTCAATCTACAGCAACTACTGTGGAAGTAAAACAAGGACAAATGACAACTGCATCTGGAACGGAATTAAAACCAGGACTTATCACTAAAGGTGAGATAGTTGCAGATACTAATGGAGATGGAAAGTTAGATCCAATTCAAAATGGAAAAGTTGAATTAATAGATAAAAATGGCAAGATTTTTGAAACTACAACTGATGCAAATGGTTCTTATATATTACCATCAGTTGCACCAGGAACTTATCAATTAAAAGTAACTGACTCAAAAACAGGAGCAGTTATCGAAAGAACCATTCAAATTGGTAATGATAATTCAACAGCATTAGGAACAACTCCTGAAAAGATTGATGGAACTGTAGAAATCAATGCAGAAAAATTTATTCAAAATAATTTAACTGATGCAAATCAAAACGTTATTACAAAGTCTACAGGTGAAAATTATAAGATAATTTTAGATGCTCAAGATGCATGGAATGAATTAACACAACAAGAAAAAGATGAAACAAATAAGATTCTCGTTAATAAATATAATGGTTTGACATATCCTGAATTATTAAAGCAAGCGGAGTCTATTCAAACACAAGTTCAAAATTTTATTAAAGATCATATGTCATTAAATGATCAAACAATAACAGAAGTCAATAAAGATACATATGCTACAATCATTTCAGCTAAAGATGCATGGGATAAATTAAGCGAAGATGAAAAACAAGCAGCTAATGATGCATTGAAAGTAGCAGGTGCTACACAAACATATGAAGAAATGTTAGCACAAGCAGTAGCTGTTAAAGAAGTAGGTAATCAATTTATTAAAGATCATATGACATTAAATGGTCAAACAGTAACAGAAGTCAATAAAGATACATATGCTACAATCCTTTCAGCTAAAGATGCATGGGATAAATTAAGCGAAGATGAAAAACAAGCAGCTAATGATGCACTGAAAGTAGCAGGTGCTACACAAACATATGAACAAATGTTAGCAGCAACAAAGGCAAAAGTTAATCAATCTGCAATAGATTTTATTAATAAATATGTAAGTGATAAGAATAAAAACATTTATAAAGAAGCTAATAAATCTAATTATATGCAAATTCTATCAGGTAGTGATGTATGGAGTAAGTTAAGCGAATCAGAAAAAGATGCGATTAATGCTATACTCATTCATGCTGGTAGTAAAAATTATGAAGATTTATTAAAGCAAGCTAATGTTGTAAAAAAATCTGTTCAAACAAATGATAACACGAACATTGTACCTTTATATGCTTTATTGGCAGTATCTCTATTATTAGGAAGTTATATTATAGGAAAGAGAAAAAAAGAAAATGATTAG
- a CDS encoding rod shape-determining protein: MKLSKEIGIDLGTANILIYVKGEGIVVNEPSVVTINTETNRPIAVGEEARDMLGKTPGKFQAIRPLKDGVIADFQITEILLTHFINKLNLKGVFSRPTILICCPSNITSIEKSAIQDVALRCGAKRVYIEEEPKVAAIGAGLDISKPSGNMVVDIGGGTTDVAVLSLGDIVTSTSLKVAGDRMDSELIKFVKDKYKLLIGDRTAEEIKVTIGTAYGASANDVMDVRGRDLVTGLPHTIQLNALETQEALQECCTTILRATKQVLEQTPPELSADIVNKGVFLTGGGALLHNLDKYLEEGLGVPVFVADNALDCVAEGCGIMLENTQYLK, encoded by the coding sequence ATGAAATTATCAAAAGAAATTGGTATTGACTTAGGAACAGCTAACATTCTTATTTATGTTAAAGGTGAAGGTATTGTTGTGAATGAACCTTCAGTTGTAACTATCAATACTGAAACAAATAGACCAATCGCTGTAGGTGAAGAAGCAAGAGATATGCTTGGGAAAACGCCAGGTAAATTTCAAGCTATTCGTCCTCTTAAAGATGGTGTTATCGCAGATTTTCAAATTACAGAAATATTATTGACTCATTTTATTAATAAATTAAACTTAAAAGGTGTATTCTCTAGACCAACAATTTTAATTTGTTGTCCATCAAATATCACATCAATTGAAAAGAGTGCTATTCAGGATGTGGCTTTAAGATGTGGAGCAAAAAGAGTTTATATTGAAGAAGAACCTAAAGTGGCAGCTATTGGAGCTGGTTTAGATATTTCTAAACCATCTGGTAATATGGTTGTTGATATTGGTGGGGGAACTACAGATGTAGCTGTTCTTTCATTAGGAGATATCGTTACAAGTACTTCATTAAAAGTTGCTGGAGATAGAATGGATTCTGAATTAATTAAATTTGTAAAAGATAAATACAAATTATTAATTGGTGATCGTACAGCAGAAGAAATTAAAGTGACTATTGGTACTGCTTATGGAGCTTCTGCAAATGATGTTATGGATGTAAGAGGTAGAGACTTAGTTACAGGATTACCACATACAATCCAATTAAATGCTTTAGAAACACAAGAAGCTTTACAAGAATGTTGTACAACAATCTTAAGAGCTACAAAACAAGTATTAGAACAAACACCACCTGAATTATCAGCTGATATTGTTAATAAAGGTGTATTCTTAACTGGAGGTGGAGCTTTGCTTCACAATTTAGATAAATATTTAGAAGAAGGTTTAGGAGTTCCTGTATTTGTTGCTGACAATGCATTAGATTGTGTTGCTGAAGGTTGCGGAATTATGTTAGAAAACACACAATATTTAAAATAA